A genomic region of Kribbella sp. NBC_00382 contains the following coding sequences:
- a CDS encoding LysM peptidoglycan-binding domain-containing protein, with translation MNTTIRGLKSLIALGALAGLGLLLHWVTAGSLEAATAQDLISMASIAIGAVAWVAYCWLVVAVLATVLEQAPGAIGRSASLVAGRITSASSRTLLRSALGVAAVTPLTIGVAHATPTPAHSHQPTALGTTADAGTGARPWDNVEPQSTIQLRPTPSPHPLTSSAPASATGQSMAPRATRTTGTTGTPAGARPWSAVEPRSTVEITDETPTNWRTPEKPSSLQLAVPTTPAPPSQAHANQPPQPAQPAPQPTAKPATPSATTPGTPAATKPASPASTGKPEQHTKPAIRTNTPIRQHTPTDRIAAPANPEHPAPGRTAPSKTAHPTTAPTDVPATGHPSPGHGRVPETTHPATGRTGVPTNTHPTTSRTGAPQTGHSATGRTGVPANTHPTTDRPGAPETGRRGEVAVPDRPTSGAPTRYTHLQSGRLARAASHVVKTDDSLWTIAAAELGPHASDEAIAARWPQWYEANRQQIGPNPNHILPGQVLTPPAPTHPVPPTHQEK, from the coding sequence ATGAATACGACGATCCGTGGACTGAAGAGCCTGATCGCGCTAGGCGCACTGGCCGGCCTCGGCCTCCTCCTGCACTGGGTCACCGCGGGCTCGCTCGAGGCCGCCACCGCCCAAGACCTGATCTCGATGGCCTCGATCGCCATCGGCGCGGTCGCGTGGGTCGCGTACTGCTGGCTAGTAGTCGCCGTACTGGCGACGGTTCTTGAACAAGCCCCCGGCGCCATCGGCCGCAGCGCCTCCCTGGTAGCCGGCCGCATCACCTCAGCCAGCTCCCGAACCCTCCTCCGCTCCGCCTTAGGCGTGGCAGCCGTAACCCCCCTCACCATCGGCGTAGCCCACGCCACCCCCACCCCCGCCCACTCCCACCAACCCACCGCCCTAGGCACCACCGCCGATGCCGGTACCGGCGCCCGCCCCTGGGACAACGTCGAACCTCAATCCACAATCCAGCTCCGCCCCACCCCCTCACCCCACCCGCTCACCTCAAGCGCCCCCGCCTCAGCAACCGGCCAGTCCATGGCCCCCCGAGCCACGCGGACGACCGGGACGACTGGGACGCCAGCCGGAGCTCGCCCCTGGAGCGCAGTCGAGCCCCGCTCGACCGTCGAGATCACCGACGAAACCCCCACCAACTGGCGAACCCCCGAAAAGCCGTCCTCCCTCCAGCTAGCTGTCCCAACCACCCCCGCACCCCCGTCGCAAGCCCACGCCAACCAGCCACCCCAACCGGCCCAACCGGCCCCCCAGCCAACCGCCAAGCCAGCTACCCCCTCCGCCACAACGCCGGGCACTCCTGCAGCCACCAAGCCGGCCTCCCCTGCGAGCACCGGCAAACCGGAGCAACACACCAAGCCAGCAATTCGGACCAACACACCCATCAGGCAGCACACGCCCACCGACCGCATCGCAGCACCGGCCAACCCCGAACACCCCGCACCCGGCCGCACCGCCCCATCGAAGACCGCCCACCCCACGACGGCCCCCACCGATGTGCCGGCGACCGGCCACCCCTCCCCGGGACATGGCCGAGTACCCGAGACCACTCACCCCGCCACGGGCCGTACCGGAGTACCGACGAACACCCACCCGACCACCAGCCGCACCGGCGCACCGCAAACCGGCCACTCGGCCACCGGGCGTACCGGAGTACCGGCGAACACCCACCCCACCACCGACCGCCCCGGAGCGCCAGAGACCGGGCGGCGTGGCGAGGTGGCGGTGCCAGATCGGCCCACCAGCGGAGCTCCTACTCGGTACACCCACCTGCAGTCCGGCCGGCTCGCGCGCGCTGCCTCGCACGTGGTCAAAACAGACGACTCGCTGTGGACCATCGCCGCCGCCGAACTAGGCCCCCACGCATCCGACGAAGCCATCGCAGCCCGCTGGCCCCAGTGGTACGAGGCCAACCGCCAACAGATCGGCCCCAACCCCAACCACATCCTCCCCGGCCAGGTCCTCACCCCACCAGCACCCACCCACCCCGTGCCGCCAACCCACCAGGAGAAGTGA
- a CDS encoding SAF domain-containing protein: MADSPVLRSGFAAPSTPTVRTRRARWKDGRLLLGVLLVAITALAGAKLLSAADDTTAVWAAKRDLPIGQTLTGDDLTTVNVRFTSDAASSQYVTADADLKGMIVTRPVTKGQFVPRDAATPKTDSERTELPLSIATGHLPSDTAVGDHVDVWVVTKEQPARMLWPEVRVVQVDQVKGVSGSSARRQVLIALDAKDLTKLPATLALLNNGEPVLIRRGS, encoded by the coding sequence GTGGCCGACAGTCCTGTGCTGCGGAGTGGGTTCGCGGCGCCGTCAACGCCGACCGTGCGGACCCGGCGGGCGCGCTGGAAGGACGGCCGGCTGCTGCTCGGCGTACTGCTGGTCGCGATCACCGCGCTGGCCGGCGCCAAGCTGCTGTCCGCAGCCGACGACACCACCGCCGTCTGGGCCGCCAAGCGCGACCTGCCGATCGGCCAGACGCTCACCGGCGACGACCTGACCACCGTCAACGTCCGCTTCACCAGTGATGCCGCATCCAGCCAGTACGTCACCGCCGACGCGGATCTCAAGGGCATGATCGTCACCAGGCCCGTCACCAAGGGACAGTTCGTCCCGCGCGACGCCGCGACCCCCAAGACGGACAGCGAGCGCACGGAGCTGCCATTGTCGATCGCAACCGGCCACCTCCCGTCCGACACCGCAGTGGGCGACCACGTCGACGTCTGGGTGGTCACGAAGGAGCAGCCCGCCAGGATGCTCTGGCCGGAGGTCCGCGTAGTACAGGTCGACCAGGTAAAGGGTGTATCGGGCAGCTCGGCTCGCAGGCAGGTGCTGATCGCCCTCGACGCCAAGGACCTCACCAAGCTGCCCGCAACCCTGGCCCTGCTCAACAACGGCGAGCCCGTGCTCATCCGGCGGGGTAGCTGA
- a CDS encoding VanW family protein yields MQKRTTSTLSITDTTTADMPAAPDSTTTDLLAAPGSTSADLLAAPDSTMADRPAASDSITSDLLAASESTSALEAADELQSDEAGRLETGGGLDERDELTPAELARLLPRGGGQRWSQRVPALYPVAVRYHRVRRRIEWMRSSTAYARDRRAVDLPVRVKRHKSLLLRQLGETEMWMQHNKVTNLKLACAQVDGVLIKPGETFSFNKLVGNATRRKGYVKGMRLSNGQAKPGIGGGICQLANLLHWMVLHSPLTVTQRSNHSFDPFPDKGRVLPWGVGCSIVYNYVDLQFRNDTDQTFQLRVGVGERYLEGEILAEESTSSSYRVFARGERFLRAGSEYFRRNEIWRTVIDRRTGSPIGEELIKENVALVKYMPTGVDVIDVDLRQYPPAS; encoded by the coding sequence ATGCAGAAGCGCACCACCAGCACCCTGTCCATCACGGACACCACCACAGCTGACATGCCTGCAGCACCGGACTCCACCACCACCGACCTGCTTGCAGCACCCGGCTCCACCAGCGCCGACTTGCTTGCAGCACCGGACTCCACCATGGCCGACCGGCCTGCAGCGTCGGACTCCATCACGTCCGACTTGCTTGCAGCGTCGGAGTCCACAAGCGCACTCGAAGCTGCCGATGAATTGCAGTCGGACGAGGCAGGGCGGCTGGAGACCGGCGGTGGGCTGGATGAGCGGGATGAGTTGACGCCGGCGGAATTGGCTCGGTTGTTGCCTCGGGGTGGGGGGCAACGGTGGTCGCAGCGGGTGCCTGCGCTTTATCCGGTGGCGGTTCGGTACCACCGGGTGCGGCGGCGGATCGAGTGGATGCGGTCGAGTACGGCGTACGCGCGGGACAGGCGGGCGGTGGATCTGCCGGTTCGGGTGAAGCGGCACAAGTCGTTGCTGTTGCGGCAGCTCGGGGAGACCGAGATGTGGATGCAGCACAACAAGGTGACCAACCTGAAGCTCGCCTGCGCGCAGGTCGACGGGGTGTTGATCAAGCCGGGTGAGACGTTCTCGTTCAACAAGCTGGTCGGCAATGCGACGCGGCGCAAGGGGTATGTGAAGGGCATGCGGCTGTCGAACGGCCAGGCGAAGCCCGGCATCGGCGGCGGGATCTGCCAGCTCGCGAATCTGCTGCACTGGATGGTGCTGCACTCACCGCTCACGGTGACGCAGCGGTCGAACCACAGCTTCGACCCGTTCCCGGACAAAGGCCGCGTACTGCCGTGGGGAGTCGGCTGCAGCATCGTCTACAACTATGTGGATCTGCAGTTCCGCAACGACACCGACCAGACGTTCCAGCTCCGCGTCGGGGTCGGCGAACGGTACCTGGAAGGCGAGATCCTGGCGGAGGAGTCGACGAGTTCGTCGTACCGGGTGTTCGCTCGCGGGGAGCGGTTCTTGCGGGCCGGGAGTGAGTACTTCCGTCGGAACGAGATCTGGCGCACGGTGATCGATCGTCGGACGGGTTCGCCGATCGGTGAGGAGTTGATCAAGGAGAACGTTGCCCTGGTCAAGTACATGCCGACTGGTGTGGATGTGATCGACGTCGATCTCCGGCAGTACCCGCCTGCCAGTTGA
- a CDS encoding AraC family transcriptional regulator, with protein sequence MGLDVGVYRERAATLPGAVLWTRTADGDAYRVLPDGCMDLLWIEGELAVAGPDSHAHVGAAEAGIRIAGLRFAPGTAPGFFGVPAREVLDSLVPLADIWSPGRSRRLADRIGRAADPGLALEEAAGGLFDQAPDRLVGQVLRGVRRGVGVRALAGSVGLSERQLYRRCLDAFGYGPKMLDRVLRLNLALERARAGLSLAEVAARTGYADQAHFTRDVKALAGVPPRTLLA encoded by the coding sequence GTGGGATTGGACGTAGGGGTTTACCGGGAGCGGGCGGCGACGCTGCCCGGTGCTGTGTTGTGGACCCGTACTGCCGATGGCGACGCGTATCGGGTGTTGCCCGACGGCTGCATGGACCTGCTCTGGATCGAGGGCGAACTGGCGGTAGCTGGGCCTGACAGCCATGCGCATGTGGGCGCCGCCGAGGCGGGGATCCGGATTGCTGGGTTGAGGTTTGCGCCGGGGACAGCGCCGGGGTTTTTCGGAGTACCGGCTCGGGAGGTGCTGGATTCGCTCGTACCGTTGGCCGACATCTGGTCGCCGGGGCGGAGTCGGCGGCTGGCTGATCGGATCGGGCGGGCTGCCGATCCGGGGCTGGCGTTGGAGGAGGCGGCGGGTGGGCTGTTCGATCAGGCGCCTGATCGGTTGGTGGGTCAGGTGCTGCGGGGCGTTCGGCGCGGGGTCGGAGTACGGGCTCTGGCTGGGAGCGTGGGGTTGAGTGAGCGGCAGTTGTATCGGCGGTGCCTGGATGCGTTCGGGTATGGGCCGAAGATGCTGGATCGGGTACTGCGGCTGAATCTCGCGCTGGAGCGGGCGCGGGCGGGGCTGTCGCTCGCGGAGGTGGCGGCGCGGACCGGGTACGCGGATCAGGCGCACTTCACCCGCGACGTGAAGGCGTTGGCCGGGGTGCCACCACGGACTCTGCTGGCCTGA
- a CDS encoding Rv3235 family protein, protein MTQGALALRYEEVPELHPVPAPPVLRLVPTGPSLPDAHAWATRLVQAVAEVLAGDRPIGQLIRFTDTVVFSDLNRRVRVLGLTTTATGRSSKERSAVRSVHVFAPATEVAEVSAHVRYGDRSRAMALRLEVHRNRWICTALELG, encoded by the coding sequence ATGACGCAGGGGGCGTTGGCGCTTCGGTATGAGGAGGTGCCGGAGCTTCATCCGGTGCCGGCTCCGCCTGTGTTGCGGTTGGTGCCTACTGGGCCGTCGTTGCCGGATGCGCATGCCTGGGCTACTCGGCTGGTGCAGGCTGTCGCTGAAGTGCTGGCTGGGGATCGGCCGATTGGGCAGTTGATTCGGTTTACCGACACGGTTGTGTTCAGCGATCTCAATCGGCGGGTTCGTGTGCTTGGGCTGACCACGACCGCGACCGGGCGCAGCTCCAAGGAACGCAGCGCGGTGCGGTCGGTTCACGTGTTCGCGCCGGCCACCGAGGTCGCTGAAGTCTCCGCCCATGTCAGGTACGGGGATCGCTCCCGGGCGATGGCGCTTCGGCTGGAGGTGCACCGAAATCGGTGGATCTGCACGGCTCTCGAACTTGGCTGA
- a CDS encoding helix-turn-helix domain-containing protein, with protein sequence MPAPRFLQLSDVAEVLNISANQVYALVRRGDIPAVKIGGRGQWRVESTELEKYIERLYTETKQFIDSHPFGEEAETSEDAQL encoded by the coding sequence ATGCCGGCACCACGCTTCCTCCAGCTGTCCGATGTCGCGGAGGTCCTGAACATCTCGGCCAACCAGGTCTACGCACTGGTCCGTCGCGGCGACATCCCGGCGGTGAAGATCGGCGGCCGCGGCCAGTGGCGGGTGGAGTCGACCGAGCTGGAGAAGTACATCGAGCGGCTCTACACCGAGACCAAGCAGTTCATCGACTCCCACCCCTTCGGCGAAGAAGCCGAGACCAGCGAAGACGCCCAGCTCTAA
- a CDS encoding AAA family ATPase yields the protein MSLPVLLAVTGAPWEADVVRRAERASGIRVVRRCVDIADVMAAAASGQARAVVLAEDLPRLTSDAVAALHARHIAVVALVDPSDNGEPSGAEDRLSRMGIERILPADVSADDLGRAIIDAVESGPPATVSHFAGGFVPFNSESPPNPEPYGQGTGRVIAVWGPTGAPGRSTVAVGLAAELAARQIPTLLADADVYGGTVAQLLGMLDETSGLAAAARSASGGSLDVAVLARHARQVGPNQLVLTGLSRADRWTELRPTAVESVWSTARMLAPCTVIDAGFCIESDEEISFDTLAPRRNGATLATLEEADEVVVVGTADPVGLTRLIRSLHELRAAVPSVTTRVVVNRVRSGSLGSSPADAVTEALTRYAGVEPAAFLPFDQAAADAALSHGRSLVEAAKSSKLRKGMQQLAAGVVRDLFS from the coding sequence ATGTCCCTCCCCGTACTGCTCGCAGTCACCGGCGCGCCCTGGGAAGCAGACGTCGTACGCCGAGCCGAACGGGCCAGCGGCATCCGGGTAGTCCGCCGATGCGTCGACATCGCCGACGTGATGGCCGCGGCCGCCAGCGGGCAAGCCCGAGCCGTCGTACTCGCAGAAGACCTCCCCAGGTTGACGTCCGACGCAGTGGCCGCTCTCCACGCCCGCCACATCGCAGTAGTCGCCCTGGTCGACCCCTCCGACAACGGCGAACCCTCGGGCGCCGAAGACCGCCTGAGCCGGATGGGCATCGAGCGGATCCTCCCCGCTGACGTCAGCGCGGACGACCTCGGCCGGGCGATCATCGACGCGGTGGAGTCAGGCCCGCCGGCCACCGTCTCCCATTTCGCCGGCGGCTTCGTACCGTTCAACAGCGAGTCCCCGCCCAACCCCGAGCCCTACGGTCAGGGCACTGGCCGGGTCATCGCGGTCTGGGGCCCGACTGGCGCGCCTGGCCGCAGTACGGTCGCCGTAGGTCTTGCAGCAGAGCTCGCAGCGCGGCAAATCCCCACATTGCTGGCCGACGCCGATGTGTACGGCGGCACAGTGGCCCAGCTGCTCGGCATGCTCGACGAGACCTCAGGCCTGGCCGCAGCGGCCCGCTCCGCCAGCGGCGGCTCGCTAGATGTCGCCGTGCTCGCCAGGCACGCCAGGCAGGTCGGACCTAACCAGCTAGTACTCACCGGCCTCAGTCGTGCCGACCGGTGGACCGAGCTGCGGCCCACTGCGGTCGAGTCGGTCTGGTCGACGGCCCGGATGCTCGCACCCTGCACGGTGATCGACGCGGGCTTCTGCATCGAGAGCGACGAGGAGATCTCCTTCGACACGCTCGCGCCCCGCCGCAACGGCGCCACTCTGGCAACGCTCGAAGAGGCCGACGAGGTGGTCGTGGTCGGGACGGCCGACCCGGTCGGCCTCACCCGGCTGATCAGGTCGCTGCACGAGCTCAGGGCAGCCGTACCGTCGGTCACGACCCGGGTAGTGGTCAACAGGGTTCGCTCAGGGTCGCTCGGGAGCTCCCCGGCCGACGCCGTGACCGAAGCCCTGACCCGGTACGCCGGAGTTGAGCCCGCCGCGTTCCTCCCCTTCGACCAGGCGGCAGCAGACGCCGCCCTGTCGCACGGCCGGAGCCTGGTGGAGGCGGCGAAATCCAGCAAGCTCCGTAAGGGAATGCAGCAGCTGGCAGCCGGGGTAGTCAGGGATCTGTTCAGTTGA
- a CDS encoding aminoglycoside phosphotransferase, whose amino-acid sequence MSLSREPGTATTLRHNPLNAVTATVERITHEDGSTYIRKELRQPVQEAGAAGVDEERPRSAPGGAESGAAGPGSGAGGATSGAAGPGAGAGAGGATSGAAGPGAGAGAGGTTSGAAGPGAGAGAGGTTSGAAGAGVRSWAASTDPRHWNYWRREADVYLDDEVRAQLLGTGLVLPGGEVEEVDGGAVLYLEDVAGRAGTEFGLEDHAALARAVGRWQARPAVVRPWTSVGFLREYSTTREVPWNLLYDDAAWRQPLVAENWPAGLREGWERVVAQRDELLTIVEQAPRAGCHLDLWVCNAIRREDGEIALLDWAFCGDGALREDIGNHIPDAVFDLFWPAERLPELAETCIESYLEGLREGGWRGEADVVRRAVMAAAVKYAWLLPGLLGRASDSSHKAYHQEADSRQLFQQRGIALKFVADWCAEALKG is encoded by the coding sequence ATGAGCCTTTCGCGCGAGCCGGGAACTGCCACGACGCTCCGCCACAACCCACTGAACGCAGTCACCGCAACCGTCGAACGCATCACCCACGAAGACGGCAGCACGTACATCCGCAAGGAACTCCGCCAGCCTGTGCAAGAGGCGGGCGCGGCGGGGGTGGATGAGGAGCGGCCGCGATCGGCCCCGGGTGGGGCGGAATCGGGCGCAGCGGGGCCGGGTTCGGGAGCGGGCGGGGCGACGTCGGGCGCTGCGGGGCCGGGAGCGGGTGCGGGAGCGGGCGGGGCGACGTCGGGCGCTGCGGGGCCGGGAGCGGGTGCGGGAGCGGGTGGGACGACGTCGGGCGCTGCGGGGCCGGGAGCGGGTGCGGGAGCGGGTGGGACGACGTCGGGCGCTGCGGGGGCGGGTGTTCGGTCTTGGGCGGCGTCTACGGATCCTCGGCATTGGAACTACTGGCGGCGGGAGGCTGATGTCTACCTGGACGATGAGGTGCGTGCGCAGTTGCTTGGCACTGGGTTGGTGTTGCCAGGGGGCGAGGTTGAGGAGGTTGACGGGGGTGCGGTGCTTTACCTGGAGGACGTGGCTGGACGGGCGGGCACGGAGTTCGGGCTGGAGGATCATGCTGCGTTGGCTCGGGCTGTTGGGCGGTGGCAGGCTCGGCCGGCGGTGGTACGTCCGTGGACGTCGGTTGGGTTTTTGCGGGAGTACTCGACTACTCGTGAGGTTCCGTGGAACTTGCTGTACGACGATGCGGCGTGGAGGCAGCCGTTGGTGGCTGAGAACTGGCCGGCGGGGCTTCGGGAGGGGTGGGAGCGGGTCGTTGCTCAGCGGGACGAGTTGTTGACGATCGTCGAGCAGGCGCCGCGGGCTGGGTGTCATCTGGATCTGTGGGTGTGCAATGCGATCCGGCGAGAGGATGGCGAGATCGCCTTGCTGGATTGGGCTTTCTGTGGGGATGGAGCGCTTAGGGAGGACATCGGGAACCACATTCCCGACGCGGTCTTCGATCTGTTCTGGCCGGCTGAGCGGTTGCCTGAGCTGGCCGAGACCTGCATCGAGAGCTATCTCGAGGGGCTTCGGGAAGGTGGCTGGCGAGGCGAGGCGGACGTCGTACGACGGGCTGTGATGGCGGCGGCCGTCAAGTACGCCTGGCTCCTGCCCGGGTTGCTCGGGCGGGCGTCCGACTCGTCTCACAAGGCTTATCACCAGGAGGCTGACAGCCGGCAGCTCTTTCAGCAGCGGGGGATCGCGCTGAAGTTCGTTGCCGACTGGTGTGCTGAGGCGCTCAAAGGATGA